From the genome of Actinomycetes bacterium, one region includes:
- a CDS encoding dienelactone hydrolase family protein, with product MGANDRSLRGGDERLQSALVALGVEHDVRTYPGAGHSFLNHHEGVLNRAMGSVIGAAYHDPSAQDAWTRILAFFDTHVRPEGTS from the coding sequence TTGGGTGCCAACGACCGGAGTCTGCGCGGCGGTGACGAGCGGCTGCAGTCCGCGCTGGTCGCGCTGGGGGTCGAGCACGACGTGCGGACCTACCCGGGCGCCGGCCACAGCTTCCTGAACCACCACGAGGGCGTGCTCAACCGCGCCATGGGATCCGTGATCGGAGCGGCGTACCACGATCCGTCGGCGCAGGACGCCTGGACCAGGATCCTCGCCTTCTTCGACACCCACGTACGACCG
- a CDS encoding dienelactone hydrolase family protein: MTDVELRVEHGRLPAFLAAPESPGPWPGVVVIHEALGLTEDIRSIADRLARSGYLALAPDFLAWGRRFSCLRSAFAQLRAGHGRTFDELDEARRWLGGQPGCSGRVGVIGFCLGGGFALLSAGSGFDVAAVNYGLVPADAERALAGACPWWPRWVPTTGVCAAVTSGCSPRWSRWGSSTTCGPTRAPATAS; encoded by the coding sequence ATGACCGACGTCGAGCTGCGCGTCGAGCACGGACGCCTGCCGGCCTTCCTCGCCGCGCCCGAGTCGCCGGGCCCGTGGCCGGGCGTGGTGGTGATCCACGAGGCGCTCGGGCTGACCGAGGACATCCGCTCCATCGCCGACCGGCTGGCCCGCTCGGGGTACCTCGCTCTTGCCCCGGACTTCCTGGCCTGGGGCCGCCGGTTCAGCTGCCTGAGGTCGGCGTTCGCCCAGCTCCGGGCCGGGCACGGCCGGACCTTCGACGAGCTGGACGAGGCCCGGCGCTGGCTGGGCGGCCAACCCGGCTGCTCCGGCCGGGTCGGGGTGATCGGGTTCTGCCTGGGCGGCGGCTTCGCCCTGCTGTCCGCCGGCTCCGGGTTCGACGTGGCCGCCGTCAACTACGGACTGGTGCCGGCGGACGCCGAACGGGCCCTGGCGGGTGCCTGCCCCTGGTGGCCTCGTTGGGTGCCAACGACCGGAGTCTGCGCGGCGGTGACGAGCGGCTGCAGTCCGCGCTGGTCGCGCTGGGGGTCGAGCACGACGTGCGGACCTACCCGGGCGCCGGCCACAGCTTCCTGA